The window GTGATTTTTGAGCTTGGTGACATTGCCTTCGAAGGAGAACCTGCTGGTGAGGATGGAGAAGGAGATGGGCTTGGACTAATGACTGGATCTTCTATTTCGAGGGCATTGATCTTGATTTTAATCTTTTGGCCGGCTTTGCAGTGACCAGGTTCACCGCAAATAACATAGTAGGTGCCGGGTATATCAAATGTTAAGGCGGTAAAGGTACCGTAATGAGATAGGGGAAGTGAAGGAATGCAATAGTCATAATCTGCTTGGGTGACTATCATCACAAAATCATATTCATGTTTGTAATTAAATATGAACTCGTCACCCACATAGAATTTTTTCGATGAAGCCCACTCGTTGTAATCAACCGCGCCACTGTCGGTCCACCCTTCCAAATCGCCGCCAACCG is drawn from Malus domestica chromosome 14, GDT2T_hap1 and contains these coding sequences:
- the LOC114820874 gene encoding blue copper protein-like; its protein translation is MALRNTVAVSFIITMICFGACSATVYTVGGDLEGWTDSGAVDYNEWASSKKFYVGDEFIFNYKHEYDFVMIVTQADYDYCIPSLPLSHYGTFTALTFDIPGTYYVICGEPGHCKAGQKIKIKINALEIEDPVISPSPSPSPSSPAGSPSKAMSPSSKITRPLPVLDLVMFGAAATALLMLAAWVSHCIYRRLNESIFQAEKSSQVV